The Bernardetia sp. ABR2-2B DNA window ACAGAAATCTTGACTTCTGCTGCAAGTGTAGTAACTTCTTCTAGGCTCAAAGCTCCGTATTTAATGAGTGTCAGATAACCATTTACAGATGTAAAAGGCGTACGAAGGTCGTGCGAAATAATAGAAAATAACTTGTCCTTTACTCCATTACTTGCCTTTAGTTTGTCTCGCTGATTTTCTACAAGTGCTTTTTGAGTTTCTAATTCTTCTTGCTGTTCTTCTAATAAAATAGCTTGTTCTTGTAACTGATTACGCTGCTCTGCTAAACGTTTATTTTGTTCTCGTTTTCGAATATAAAAATAAAATAAAAGACCACTAATGACCAAAATAAAAAATGCAATTAAAATAGCTGTTCTTGTAATTGCTTTTTGCTCTTGAATACGGTTTTCATTTTCGGCACGTTCGACGTTTGCCTTTTCCTTTAGCAGTTGAAGAGCAAGTTCTTGTTTTGTATATTTTTCTGTTAGGTTTCCTAAACTATCCTGCTGACTCTCAACAATTTCTGTTTTTTGTTGTAATTCTAATCCTTGATTTATTAACTCTAAATCTAGTTTTTGTTTTTGAAGAGCTAATACTTCAGCTTTCAGTTTTTCTCTATCTAAGTCTGTTTCTACTTTTTCTATTTTTCGTTTTTGTAAAAGCTCATTAAAGCTCTTGTAAAGATTAAAATAATACGTTTTTTGCTCATCATTACCAGCTTTTTCATAGGTTTCTGCAAGCATTCCATAACAGCTTCTCATTTGTGCAACATCATTCATCTCTTGCGCTAAGGCTAAAGCTTCTTTTAAGAACTTAGCAGACTCATCATATCGTTTGAGATTATTTAGGACAACAGAAATATTGACAAGTGAAGAAATAATAGTTACATTTTCTGATTTTTTGCGCCTTCCTTCTAATGTTTTTTGGAAAAAATGAAGTGAAGAATCATACATCGCTAAATCTGCATAAATCATAGCTAGATTGCTATAAATTCCATACATTCCACTCTCATTGTTTACTTTTTCATTAAATTGTAAGGAATGTTGAAAAAAATTGATGGCAGGACGCAATTCTTTGGCTTCCCATTTTATGAGTGCTGCTTTATTAAGATAATCACTCGCTCCTCTATAATCTCCTTCGTTTTCTCTTTCTTTAGACATAGAAAGATACTTCTCTACACTTACTTTCTTTCCATCTCGTGTATATTCATCTTGTGCGAAAGAATTAGTAGAAATGAAAAATAAGAATTGAAATACGAAAATAAAAGAGAAGAAAAGTGAAAGAGGTAAATAATTTCTCATTTAAATAGAAGGGAGTAATTGAAAGAGTATAAAAATCTGATTATAAGAGGAATAACTATCTACTAAAAATAGTGTTTTATAACAAAGATACAAAATTGCTTGGGTTTATCTTTTTAGAAAATGACTATTAATGAAATCTAAACCTATAAATCTCGGATACTGGAAATGTTTACAATCTGATTTGGATTTTGAATGTTTCTAAAAACAAAGTTTACAAATGAATAAATAATTGGTAAATTAGGCAAAGAAATTTTTTCGCTATTTTGATTCTTCTATTTCCTATTTCTAATCTTATGAAATTTTCGTATTCTGCTATTCTTTCAAGTCTGTTTTTTATTTTTTTATTTCTAGAAGTTTCTTGTACGCCTGATAAAATGTCAGAGCCTCCAAAGGATTTGGAAAAGTTTATAAAGCGTAATGTTTTCCATTCTGATGAAAAACTTCAAGAAATTTATGATGCAGCCAACCGAAGAGATGCCAAAACGGTAGCTACATTTTTATCAGATTCACAAGAAAAATACAGAAAACATGCAGCTCTTACTTTTGCTTCACTTCAAGATAGTAGCTTTTTGCAACCTTTGTTAGAATTATTGAACGACAAGCAGCCTTCTGTCAGATTAGCTGCTGCAACAGCAATTGGTCAGTTTTGGGCTACAAGTAGTGAAGAGTTATTGATAAAAAAAGTAACTCAAATGCAAGAAAAAGGAAATTATGATGCCAACGTTCAACAACGACTTTTAGAAGCCATTGGAAAAAGTGCTACTAAAAAAGGATTACAATTTCTGGCACTAAAAAATTATGAAAACGATACTTTGAGAGTAGGACAAACAATAGGAATTTATCGTGCTGCTACCAAACCAAAAATAGATGAGCGAGTAGTTTCGGATTCTGCTACTCTTTTAATGCTTGATTTTCTGACTCCTCCAAAACAAAACTATACTGTTCGTTTGATGGCATCGGCTTATTTTGCTCGTCTTGCTGATAAAGTGATTCCTAAAACCGAAGCTGATTCTATTCAAGGAAAAAAACAAAGTGATTTCTATGAAACGCTGAAAAACAAGGCTGATAAGGACTCACAGTTATTTGTGCGTTCGAATGCTGCACAGGCTTTGGGAGCAATACAGACAAAAGAAAATGAAGACTTTTTGATTAAGATTTTGGATAAAACAGATGAAAATTATTTAGTCAAAATTTCAGTTATTCGTTCGCTTGGAAAGTTTGATGCTTCTCCAAAAATCAAAAAAGTAATTGGAAATTATATTAATTCCAAAAATCCAAACCTTCAAGTTGTAGCTTCCCAAACACTCAAAAATCTAGCTCGTTTGACAGATTCTAAACTATACTTAGAATGGGTAGAAAAAACGACTAATTACAGAACTCGTGCAAATCTTTTAGCAGGTATTATCAAAACAGAGCGAAAAGAAAATATAGCTTCTCAAAAAACTATTTCTTTGCTAGATTCATCTAAAAATATATATGAAAAAATGGCTTTATTGAAGTCTCTCTCTGAAAGTCCACAAAACATAGACTTAATTTTAGATACATTAGAAACTACTGAAAGTCATCTTTTGCGAACAGCAGCAACAGAGGCTCTCTTAAATAGTGCAACTATTTTTTTAGCACAAAATCCGAAGCCAAAATTTAATAAAGAGGAAAAGAAGTTATTCAAAAATATAACTGAAGGTTTTGAGTTTGCCATTAGTTCAGGTGATGTGGGTACAATTGCCTTAGCTGCAAGTGGACTTATGAACGAGAATTTGAAAGAGAATATATATAAATATAAAATAAAAGAAATAGTAAATCTACTGACAGAAGCAAGAGAAAAATTAGTTTTGCCAAAGGAAATAGAAACCTATCAAGAGGTCAGCAAGACAATAGAGTTTTATACAGGTAAAGCCACTCAAAGCCCACCACTTCCACCTACAAAAGAAATTGATTGGAAGCTTATCAATACACTAGATGCACGAAATTCTGTTACTTTAAAGACAAATAAAGGAGAAGTAATAGTTTCACTTTTTACAGAAGAAGCTCCTGCAACAGTAGTAAGTTTTGTAACTTTAGCAGGAACAGGTTTTTTTAATAAAAAGAAGTTTCATAGGGTTGTTCCAAATTTTGTAGTGCAGGGAGGCGACCCACGAGGCGACGGCTGGGGAAGTGTAGATTATACAATTCGTTCTGAGTTTTCTACTTTTTATTATGATGATGAGGGATATTTAGGAATGGCATCAGCAGGAAAAGACACAGAAAGTTGTCAATTTTTTATTACGCATTCGCCTACACCACATTTAGACGGACGTTATACCATTTTTGGAAAAGTAATAAATGGAATGGATGTAGTACACAAATTAGAAGTAGGAGATTATATCGAAATAGTCAGCTTTTAAAGAAAAAAATAAAATAAAAAAAGCAAAGAAGTAGTAAAAGTTATTAGCAAGTGATTTTTATGATTACTATGATAATTACAGGATAATACAATAAAAATAAATATTAAAAGATATTGTTATTTAGCCTCACTGAATTTCAGTTGTATTTATCTTAAAAATCATATAAATCACTCGCTAATCAGTTAATCCAGCCTT harbors:
- a CDS encoding peptidylprolyl isomerase, producing the protein MKFSYSAILSSLFFIFLFLEVSCTPDKMSEPPKDLEKFIKRNVFHSDEKLQEIYDAANRRDAKTVATFLSDSQEKYRKHAALTFASLQDSSFLQPLLELLNDKQPSVRLAAATAIGQFWATSSEELLIKKVTQMQEKGNYDANVQQRLLEAIGKSATKKGLQFLALKNYENDTLRVGQTIGIYRAATKPKIDERVVSDSATLLMLDFLTPPKQNYTVRLMASAYFARLADKVIPKTEADSIQGKKQSDFYETLKNKADKDSQLFVRSNAAQALGAIQTKENEDFLIKILDKTDENYLVKISVIRSLGKFDASPKIKKVIGNYINSKNPNLQVVASQTLKNLARLTDSKLYLEWVEKTTNYRTRANLLAGIIKTERKENIASQKTISLLDSSKNIYEKMALLKSLSESPQNIDLILDTLETTESHLLRTAATEALLNSATIFLAQNPKPKFNKEEKKLFKNITEGFEFAISSGDVGTIALAASGLMNENLKENIYKYKIKEIVNLLTEAREKLVLPKEIETYQEVSKTIEFYTGKATQSPPLPPTKEIDWKLINTLDARNSVTLKTNKGEVIVSLFTEEAPATVVSFVTLAGTGFFNKKKFHRVVPNFVVQGGDPRGDGWGSVDYTIRSEFSTFYYDDEGYLGMASAGKDTESCQFFITHSPTPHLDGRYTIFGKVINGMDVVHKLEVGDYIEIVSF
- a CDS encoding tetratricopeptide repeat-containing sensor histidine kinase, encoding MRNYLPLSLFFSFIFVFQFLFFISTNSFAQDEYTRDGKKVSVEKYLSMSKERENEGDYRGASDYLNKAALIKWEAKELRPAINFFQHSLQFNEKVNNESGMYGIYSNLAMIYADLAMYDSSLHFFQKTLEGRRKKSENVTIISSLVNISVVLNNLKRYDESAKFLKEALALAQEMNDVAQMRSCYGMLAETYEKAGNDEQKTYYFNLYKSFNELLQKRKIEKVETDLDREKLKAEVLALQKQKLDLELINQGLELQQKTEIVESQQDSLGNLTEKYTKQELALQLLKEKANVERAENENRIQEQKAITRTAILIAFFILVISGLLFYFYIRKREQNKRLAEQRNQLQEQAILLEEQQEELETQKALVENQRDKLKASNGVKDKLFSIISHDLRTPFTSVNGYLTLIKYGALSLEEVTTLAAEVKISVDHHLETLNNVLEWSKAQMQGLKPTPKNIDLNQIAQNQQKFFKSLAQSKEIEIINQVGEKTRVVADPNQIDVILRNLVGNALKFTPNEGKVSISSVVKNDSVIISVTDTGIGMSKENLNKLFKKDEHFTTQGTNNEAGTGLGLLLCRDFVEANGGKISVESEEGKGTSFIFDLPLAQQLYEVNE